In one Gemmatimonas sp. genomic region, the following are encoded:
- a CDS encoding four helix bundle protein: MPNNPNNLVVLARARAFAVDLHRAVERRERLIGRTSPGLRNQMLRASLSIALNVGEGAGKDTRAEFAQFVGHAIGSANEVEQQMLLAQALALFDAEIDPLLDECCGIRMMLYGLRKRLRRIG, translated from the coding sequence ATGCCGAACAACCCGAATAACCTCGTGGTGCTTGCGCGGGCGCGCGCGTTCGCCGTTGACCTGCATCGCGCGGTCGAACGGAGGGAGCGTCTTATCGGCCGAACCTCCCCGGGGCTGCGCAACCAGATGCTCCGCGCCTCACTCTCCATCGCGCTCAACGTTGGTGAAGGCGCGGGCAAGGATACCCGGGCCGAGTTCGCGCAATTCGTAGGTCACGCCATTGGGTCCGCCAATGAAGTCGAGCAGCAGATGCTCCTCGCGCAAGCGCTGGCACTATTCGACGCCGAGATCGACCCACTCCTCGATGAGTGCTGTGGAATCCGAATGATGCTCTACGGCCTGCGCAAACGCCTGCGGCGTATCGGCTAG